A genomic stretch from Coregonus clupeaformis isolate EN_2021a chromosome 23, ASM2061545v1, whole genome shotgun sequence includes:
- the LOC123481704 gene encoding NAD(P)H dehydrogenase [quinone] 1-like, with translation LLIDRQLCERVCLVQRALQEQQSQLVSLQVTLTLSSSQAEHHATQNGREGSDCVRHQSTGSFNAAAKDAAVTALTAQGCKVEVSDLYAMKFKASATVDDITGEVKDAEHFQYGEETMLAWKEGRLSADITEEHRKLSEAELVIFQFPMYWFTVPAIMKGWMDRVLTLGFAYTSEKRYSQGIFKDKKAMLSFTTGSQESMFSANGINGDMNVTLWPLQNGILHYCGFQVLAPQIFWAPPHIPADARDSMLEAWRTRLQGLLGEVPLTFTPSDSFDGGRGFQLKEDVQEKHSANAFGLSVGIHLGKPLPPNSQLKAGV, from the exons TTGCTGATTGACAGGCAGCTGTGTGAGAGGGTGTGTTTGGTCCAGAGAGCATTACAAGAGCAGCAGTCTCAGCTAGTTTCCCTCCAAGTCACCTTGACCCTTAGCTCATCACAAGCAGAACACCATGCCACACAAAATGG CCGAGAAGGTTCTGATTGTGTACGCCACCAGAGTACTGGGTCATTTAACGCTGCAGCTAAAGATGCAGCTGTGACAGCTCTGACTGCTCAGGGCTGTAAGGTGGAGGTGTCTGACCTATACGCCATGAAGTTTAAAGCCTCTGCTACTGTTGACGACATCACTG GGGAGGTGAAGGATGCTGAGCACTTCCAGTATGGAGAGGAGACCATGCTGGCATGGAAGGAGGGCCGACTCTCTGCTGATATCACTGAGGAACACCGCAAACTCTCTGAAGCGGAGCTTGTCATATTCCAG TTTCCTATGTACTGGTTCACTGTTCCTGCCATCATGAAGGGCTGGATGGACCGGGTGCTCACACTGGGATTTGCCTACACCTCAGAAAAGAGGTACAGCCAGGGCATCTTCAAG GACAAGAAAGCCATGCTGTCCTTCACCACTGGATCCCAGGAGTCTATGTTCAGTGCCAATGGTATCAATGGAGACATGAACGTCACCCTGTGGCCACTGCAG AACGGCATCCTGCACTACTGTGGTTTCCAGGTTCTGGCTCCTCAGATCTTCTGGGCTCCACCCCACATCCCCGCTGATGCTCGGGACAGCATGCTGGAGGCATGGCGCACACGGCTGCAAGGGCTTCTGGGAGAAGTACCGCTTACTTTCACACCCTCTGACAGCTTTGATGGTGGGAGGGGCTTCCAGCTCAAAGAGGATGTCCAGGAGAAGCACTCAGCCAATGCGTTTGGCCTGTCTGTCGGAATCCACCTGGGCAAGCCCCTCCCACCCAACAGCCAGCTCAAAGCTGGGGTGTGa